The Arabidopsis thaliana chromosome 5, partial sequence genomic interval GAGATTACGAGATGGAACTGGTCATATTTCCATATTGTTATATAGACAAGTTAACATTTGTGTAATATAGCCTTATTGTTAATTAGGTagatttaacatatatatgtcaaAAACATGCTAATCAAGTTATAACTTTGTATAAATAAGTCTATTAGGGCTAATAACTTCTTCGCTATCTCAATATAGTCCTCTCTTTGGAAATTTCTTAAGCTTTTCCATAGTTTTCTAGAGCGATGGCCGCGAAGGTACACCCCTTTATCTCGTTTTATCTATCTTTAAATAATTATGCGTTGATTAATCattctatatttatatatgtactaTTTAACTATTGTTAATATAGTAAGTCGATTATATGCAAATAGGCATACTAATCTCTGGTTTGAAATGTCAGAAAGCTGTGTTGCAATTGGGTATCCCCGAGGAGAAAATCAGAATGAAAGTTTTGTGACCGTTGCAGGATTTACAGGTATCTTTGTAAGTtacttttctaaatttgtaGTATTGATATTGTGGgggaaaaaaagtttattcatgaactttaatttttagtaTAGGTGTTACTTCGATAACAATAGATGACAAAACCGGGAAACTGACGGTAGTGGGAGACATTGATGTACCAATTATCGTGATGAAGCTAAGGAAGCTATGTAAGACAGAGATTATTTCGGTAGATGCTGTTAAACCACCTGAGAAAAAGCCTGAACCGGAGAAACCGGCTCCACCTAA includes:
- a CDS encoding Copper transport protein family (Copper transport protein family; FUNCTIONS IN: metal ion binding; INVOLVED IN: metal ion transport; LOCATED IN: cellular_component unknown; CONTAINS InterPro DOMAIN/s: Heavy metal transport/detoxification protein (InterPro:IPR006121); BEST Arabidopsis thaliana protein match is: Copper transport protein family (TAIR:AT5G52760.1); Has 1807 Blast hits to 1807 proteins in 277 species: Archae - 0; Bacteria - 0; Metazoa - 736; Fungi - 347; Plants - 385; Viruses - 0; Other Eukaryotes - 339 (source: NCBI BLink).), which translates into the protein MSESCVAIGYPRGENQNESFVTVAGFTGVTSITIDDKTGKLTVVGDIDVPIIVMKLRKLCKTEIISVDAVKPPEKKPEPEKPAPPKPSEKIASPVPMNLAERVQSCLCLFF